One region of Ignavibacteria bacterium genomic DNA includes:
- a CDS encoding S9 family peptidase, with protein MKKPFSFITLLYFTISVSCLYSQPSSLTVEDLYTNRAFYGSSLKGVQWFDGGNKFSYLASKDAAVSIYQHDVKSGEEKEVVSGNDLKLESGDKPFQIQNYTWSPDGRYLLFTGVLPARRTKSGGTFYIYDTKDKRFFLLAQSDKEQSNAQFSPDGKKIGFVRGNNMFVVDIATDREKQLTFDGSETILNGHFDWVYEEEFSIIDGWQWSPDSRTIAFWRLDQSPEPEVELVNYDSLYFQGYKYRYPKPGAKNAIVKIGVVNTESGKTQWMDLGKETDIYVPRIQFTADPKILSVQKLNRLQNHLELLFCDVNTGSSKLIVEENSPESWVDVQDALTFLKDKKTFIWASDRDGFNHLYLYDYSGKLLNQITKGSFVVDNVLGVDEASKTVFYTSNERGRRFQDLYSVPVTGGEGKLLTEQEGSHTVNLSSNAKYFIDRYSNANTLYNTYLLGSDGKRITTLVWSDMNALKDYSLSPVEFFTFKASDGTELDASMIRPRSFDNTKKYPVIVMNYNGPGSQQVSDSWSRDGLWHQLLAEKGYIIVTMDCRITGGRNSEYKKLAYKNLGHWEVNDLTETAKYLSSLPYVDGGRIGIWGWSYGGYSSASAIMRAPEYYKAAIAVAPVTSWRFYDDIYTERYMSLPELNPKGYEESAVLNYAENLKGKFLLIHGTGDDNVHFQNSVELVNRLIDANKQFRVMYYPGRDHSIYGGMTRIQLYNLMTDFFLNNL; from the coding sequence ATGAAAAAGCCGTTTTCATTTATCACTTTGTTATATTTTACAATATCCGTTTCCTGTCTTTATTCCCAGCCAAGTTCCCTTACGGTAGAGGACCTTTATACCAACCGCGCTTTCTATGGCAGCAGCCTTAAGGGCGTGCAGTGGTTCGATGGCGGCAATAAATTTTCATACCTGGCCAGTAAGGACGCCGCAGTTTCAATCTATCAGCACGACGTTAAAAGCGGAGAGGAAAAGGAAGTTGTCTCAGGAAACGACCTGAAGCTCGAGAGCGGCGATAAGCCTTTCCAGATCCAGAATTATACGTGGTCGCCTGATGGACGCTACTTGCTTTTTACCGGAGTCCTCCCTGCCCGCAGGACTAAATCCGGCGGCACCTTCTATATCTACGACACAAAGGACAAGAGATTCTTCCTTCTTGCACAGTCGGACAAGGAACAGTCAAACGCACAGTTTTCTCCCGACGGCAAAAAAATCGGCTTTGTACGCGGGAATAATATGTTTGTAGTGGATATTGCAACAGACAGGGAAAAACAGCTTACATTTGACGGGAGCGAAACTATTCTTAATGGTCACTTCGACTGGGTTTATGAGGAAGAGTTCTCAATTATTGACGGATGGCAGTGGTCACCAGACAGCAGAACAATTGCATTCTGGCGCCTTGACCAGTCACCGGAGCCTGAAGTTGAGCTCGTCAACTACGACTCGCTTTATTTTCAGGGCTACAAATACAGATACCCAAAGCCGGGAGCCAAAAACGCAATTGTTAAAATAGGAGTTGTAAATACTGAATCCGGAAAAACCCAATGGATGGACTTAGGGAAAGAGACCGATATTTATGTTCCGCGCATTCAGTTTACGGCTGATCCTAAAATCCTGTCCGTCCAGAAATTAAACCGCCTTCAGAACCACCTGGAACTTCTTTTCTGCGACGTTAATACGGGCAGCTCAAAACTCATCGTGGAAGAAAACAGTCCTGAATCGTGGGTGGACGTTCAGGATGCCCTCACATTCCTTAAGGATAAGAAAACATTCATCTGGGCCTCAGACAGGGATGGGTTTAACCACCTTTATCTTTATGACTATTCGGGTAAGCTCCTGAACCAGATTACAAAAGGAAGTTTTGTTGTGGATAATGTTTTGGGAGTTGATGAGGCTTCAAAAACAGTTTTCTATACTTCAAATGAAAGAGGCCGCCGCTTCCAGGATCTTTATTCAGTGCCGGTGACAGGAGGCGAAGGGAAGCTATTGACAGAGCAGGAGGGAAGCCACACTGTAAACCTCTCTTCAAATGCAAAATACTTTATCGACAGGTATTCCAACGCCAATACACTTTACAATACATACCTTTTGGGAAGCGACGGCAAAAGGATCACAACACTCGTCTGGAGCGATATGAATGCCCTGAAAGATTACAGCCTTTCCCCAGTGGAATTCTTTACCTTTAAGGCTTCAGACGGAACGGAGCTGGATGCGTCGATGATAAGGCCGCGCAGCTTTGACAATACGAAAAAGTACCCGGTAATTGTTATGAATTATAACGGACCGGGATCGCAGCAGGTTAGCGATTCATGGAGCCGTGACGGCCTGTGGCATCAGCTGCTTGCTGAAAAAGGATATATCATTGTTACAATGGACTGCCGTATTACAGGAGGCAGGAACTCTGAGTATAAAAAGCTGGCCTATAAAAACCTGGGCCACTGGGAAGTAAACGACCTTACCGAAACGGCAAAGTATTTAAGCAGCCTTCCTTATGTGGATGGCGGCAGGATAGGTATCTGGGGCTGGAGCTACGGCGGTTATTCATCGGCCTCAGCCATCATGAGGGCGCCTGAGTACTACAAGGCGGCAATTGCAGTTGCCCCTGTAACAAGCTGGAGGTTTTACGACGATATCTATACAGAGCGTTACATGTCGCTTCCCGAACTGAATCCGAAAGGATACGAGGAAAGTGCGGTACTGAACTATGCTGAAAACCTCAAGGGAAAGTTTCTTTTGATTCACGGGACAGGGGATGACAACGTGCATTTCCAGAATTCAGTTGAGCTTGTAAACCGTTTAATTGATGCAAACAAGCAGTTCAGGGTAATGTATTACCCCGGGCGTGACCACAGCATTTATGGCGGCATGACAAGAATACAATTATATAACTTAATGACTGACTTTTTCCTAAATAATTTGTAA
- the rfbD gene encoding dTDP-4-dehydrorhamnose reductase, whose product MIHSHDLIKNRILVVGANGMLGQRLVDYFSRQRNVELLASSVEEVSYNDSSIPYMQIDMTRRESVKNVVYDFYPDYIVNAAAFTNVDLCEKERETAWKVNVKGVEYLAETSRIIDTHLIHISTDYIFDGKNGPYPEDAKPNPLGYYGRTKLASENALRLIGATNTIIRTNVLYGPVKNGRPDFVRWVVNSLKEEKEIRIVTDQINNPTYIDDLVDAISRIVEFRRQGIFNIGGKEFLSRYDFTLQIADFFRLDRNLVKPIKTCDLNQTAQRPLKSGLVILKAETSLGYKPHSIQDTLVKMKRELDL is encoded by the coding sequence ATGATACATTCGCACGATTTAATTAAAAACAGAATACTTGTTGTCGGTGCAAACGGAATGCTCGGGCAGCGGCTGGTGGATTATTTCTCCAGGCAAAGGAATGTGGAGCTCCTTGCTAGCTCCGTTGAGGAGGTTTCATATAACGATTCCTCCATTCCCTACATGCAGATTGACATGACGAGAAGGGAATCGGTAAAGAACGTGGTCTACGACTTCTACCCGGACTATATTGTAAATGCCGCGGCTTTTACAAATGTTGACCTATGTGAAAAGGAACGCGAGACTGCCTGGAAGGTAAACGTCAAGGGCGTTGAATACCTGGCTGAAACTTCACGCATCATCGATACTCACCTCATTCATATATCAACCGATTACATCTTTGACGGCAAAAACGGCCCCTATCCCGAAGACGCAAAGCCAAACCCCCTCGGATACTACGGCAGGACAAAGCTTGCAAGCGAAAACGCCTTGAGGCTCATCGGGGCTACAAATACAATTATCAGGACTAACGTCCTTTACGGCCCCGTTAAAAACGGAAGGCCCGACTTTGTTCGCTGGGTAGTGAATTCACTAAAAGAGGAAAAAGAGATAAGAATTGTAACCGACCAGATCAATAACCCGACCTATATAGACGACCTGGTAGATGCCATCAGCCGCATTGTTGAGTTCCGCCGCCAGGGAATCTTTAACATCGGGGGAAAGGAATTCCTCTCCCGCTATGACTTTACGCTGCAGATTGCGGACTTCTTCAGGCTTGACAGGAATCTTGTTAAGCCGATTAAGACGTGCGACCTGAACCAGACGGCACAAAGACCGCTGAAATCTGGCCTCGTCATTCTTAAAGCCGAAACCTCATTGGGCTACAAACCCCATAGCATACAGGATACGCTGGTTAAAATGAAAAGAGAGCTTGACCTGTGA
- a CDS encoding carbohydrate kinase family protein has translation MKLLVIGHSVEDHIHIKGGHEVKPGGIFYSVLGLKSFLEEKDDIMLLTSMEKESESLFSPLYDGLKKDFFQYKGRIPRVNLFIPDNAERCENYENLAEHLDISALKELNSFNGILVNMITGFDLRLEDLKSLRNDFKGPVYLDVHTLSRGLGENNQREFRLIPHAMEWIAQVDIVQVNENELRTLSSKESEIEIAREVLHAGLKCLIVTKGELGSKIYSLENGELKSYFQSAIKINCVNKVGCGDIFGAAFFTSFLKGKSLAEAARIANAASGVTASYSEIKDFLKLKNDTFARFN, from the coding sequence ATGAAGTTACTGGTAATCGGACATTCGGTTGAGGATCATATCCACATAAAAGGCGGACATGAGGTTAAGCCGGGAGGAATTTTCTATTCCGTACTGGGACTTAAAAGCTTCCTTGAAGAAAAGGACGATATCATGCTATTGACCTCGATGGAAAAGGAATCTGAAAGTCTTTTTTCCCCCCTTTACGACGGCCTGAAAAAAGACTTTTTTCAGTATAAGGGCAGGATACCGAGAGTAAATCTTTTTATTCCGGATAACGCGGAAAGGTGTGAAAATTACGAGAACCTGGCTGAACACCTGGATATATCTGCCCTTAAGGAATTGAACTCATTTAACGGCATTTTGGTTAACATGATTACGGGATTTGACCTGAGGCTTGAGGACCTGAAGTCTTTAAGGAATGATTTCAAGGGCCCGGTCTATTTAGACGTCCACACACTTTCACGCGGACTCGGGGAAAATAACCAGAGGGAATTCAGACTGATACCCCATGCCATGGAATGGATTGCACAGGTTGATATTGTACAGGTAAATGAAAATGAGCTCAGGACTTTAAGCTCAAAGGAAAGTGAAATTGAAATTGCACGTGAGGTTCTTCATGCAGGGCTTAAATGCCTCATTGTTACAAAGGGAGAACTGGGAAGTAAAATATATAGCCTTGAGAATGGAGAATTAAAATCTTATTTTCAGTCCGCAATTAAAATAAACTGCGTTAACAAGGTGGGCTGCGGCGACATTTTCGGGGCCGCGTTTTTTACTTCATTTCTTAAAGGCAAAAGTCTTGCTGAAGCCGCCCGCATTGCTAACGCAGCTTCGGGTGTAACTGCCTCTTACAGTGAAATTAAGGATTTTCTAAAGTTAAAAAATGATACATTCGCACGATTTAATTAA
- the bshA gene encoding N-acetyl-alpha-D-glucosaminyl L-malate synthase BshA has translation MKIGITCYPTYGGSGVVATELGKALAAKGHQIHFISYALPHRLTNFVENIYFHEVEMSNYPLFEFQLYSLALTSKIVEVVRYEKLDLLHVHYAIPHAVSGYLAKQILRKGNSDLKVVTTLHGTDITLVGLEPSFLPLVKFSIEESCGVTAVSRFLKEKTLTNYHIEKDISVIYNFIDTNLFKRVDSENLRKHIAPNGEKVLVHTSNFRPVKRVQDTIKIFEKVVKEVPSKLILVGDGPDRYECERLTRELGLQNDTFFLGKQDGLVEILSASDLFLLPSQSESFGLSALEAMACSVPVVSTSVGGIPELVIHDQTGYIAEIGDTDRMAKYAIDLLTNERKYEEFAKNSRQRAVEDFEKSKIVPEYEQYYMDVLNH, from the coding sequence ATGAAAATCGGTATTACCTGTTATCCCACCTATGGCGGAAGCGGCGTTGTGGCAACAGAACTTGGAAAGGCACTTGCGGCCAAAGGCCACCAGATACATTTTATCAGTTATGCACTGCCGCACCGTCTGACTAACTTCGTCGAGAACATATATTTTCATGAAGTGGAAATGAGCAATTATCCCCTCTTTGAGTTTCAGCTCTATTCGCTTGCACTTACAAGCAAGATAGTTGAAGTAGTAAGGTATGAGAAACTGGATCTTCTGCACGTGCATTATGCCATTCCACATGCTGTAAGCGGATACCTGGCAAAGCAGATATTAAGAAAAGGCAATTCCGATCTCAAAGTAGTAACGACGCTGCACGGAACGGACATTACGCTCGTAGGTCTGGAGCCCTCGTTTCTGCCGCTGGTAAAATTCTCAATTGAAGAAAGCTGCGGCGTTACGGCCGTATCGCGCTTTCTGAAGGAGAAGACACTTACAAACTATCACATAGAAAAAGATATAAGCGTAATTTATAATTTTATAGACACCAATCTTTTTAAGAGGGTCGACAGTGAAAACTTAAGGAAGCACATTGCGCCAAACGGGGAGAAGGTGCTGGTGCATACCTCAAACTTCCGCCCTGTAAAAAGGGTGCAGGATACGATAAAGATTTTTGAAAAGGTGGTAAAGGAAGTCCCGAGTAAACTTATTCTTGTTGGAGACGGTCCCGACAGGTACGAGTGTGAGCGTCTTACAAGAGAGCTGGGACTGCAGAACGACACGTTTTTCCTGGGGAAGCAGGATGGCCTGGTTGAGATTTTAAGTGCGTCGGATCTTTTCCTTCTGCCTTCGCAGTCTGAGAGTTTCGGGCTTTCAGCCCTTGAGGCCATGGCGTGCAGCGTGCCGGTTGTAAGCACCAGTGTAGGAGGAATCCCTGAACTTGTAATACACGACCAGACCGGTTACATCGCTGAGATCGGGGACACGGACAGGATGGCAAAATATGCAATTGATCTTCTAACTAATGAAAGGAAGTATGAGGAATTTGCAAAGAATTCAAGACAGCGTGCTGTAGAGGATTTTGAAAAGAGCAAGATCGTGCCGGAATACGAGCAGTATTATATGGATGTGCTGAATCATTAA
- a CDS encoding UDP-glucose/GDP-mannose dehydrogenase family protein has product MNLAVIGTGYVGLVSGTCFAEMGNQVICVDNNQDKLEKLQNAEVTIYEPGLDFIFYRNIAKKRLSFTDDLKHAVESSEIIFLCLPTPQGEDGSADLKYVFGIAEDIGKILEASGGRDYKVIVNKSTVPVGTADKVRSILKKFGLASFDVVSNPEFLREGFAVEDFMKPDRIVVGSDSEKALEMMKILYEPFVRQGNPILEMDTASAEVTKYAANSYLAMRITYMNELANFCEKVGANVDMVRKGMGTDTRIGKRFLFAGIGYGGSCFPKDVNALIKTSCDYESEMKILTVVDKVNREQKLVLVNKILKHFNGDINGRRFALWGLAFKPNTDDMREAPSVVVIKRLLELGASVSAYDPAAIEASKFYLKNSVTFAENEYDAVKNADALIIVTEWNEFRNPDFTILKNTLKEPVIFDGRNIFTPEKMQELGFTYYSIGRKPVTAKID; this is encoded by the coding sequence ATGAATCTGGCAGTAATAGGCACCGGCTATGTCGGGCTTGTCTCCGGAACCTGCTTTGCTGAAATGGGTAATCAGGTGATCTGTGTGGATAACAACCAGGATAAACTTGAAAAGCTCCAGAATGCTGAAGTTACAATATATGAGCCCGGACTCGATTTTATTTTCTACCGGAACATTGCAAAGAAGAGGTTGTCTTTTACTGACGACCTTAAGCATGCCGTGGAAAGCTCCGAAATAATTTTTCTCTGCCTGCCTACGCCGCAGGGTGAGGACGGTTCGGCTGACCTGAAATATGTATTCGGCATCGCTGAGGATATCGGCAAAATTCTTGAAGCCTCGGGCGGCAGGGATTACAAAGTTATTGTAAATAAGAGTACCGTCCCTGTCGGCACGGCAGACAAGGTCCGCTCAATCCTGAAAAAGTTCGGCCTCGCCAGCTTTGACGTCGTCTCCAACCCTGAGTTCTTAAGGGAAGGTTTTGCAGTTGAAGACTTTATGAAGCCCGACCGCATTGTCGTTGGCTCCGATTCGGAAAAGGCCCTTGAGATGATGAAGATTCTTTATGAGCCTTTTGTACGCCAGGGGAACCCTATCCTTGAAATGGATACGGCAAGTGCCGAGGTGACAAAGTATGCCGCCAATTCATACCTTGCCATGCGCATCACCTATATGAATGAACTGGCTAACTTCTGCGAGAAAGTTGGCGCCAACGTGGACATGGTCCGCAAGGGCATGGGAACTGACACGCGCATAGGTAAAAGATTTCTCTTTGCGGGCATAGGCTACGGGGGAAGCTGTTTCCCGAAAGACGTCAACGCGCTTATTAAGACTTCCTGCGACTATGAATCGGAAATGAAAATACTTACCGTTGTAGATAAAGTAAATCGTGAACAGAAGCTGGTCCTGGTAAATAAAATTCTGAAACACTTTAACGGCGATATAAATGGCAGGCGCTTTGCTCTCTGGGGACTTGCATTTAAGCCTAATACCGACGATATGCGGGAAGCGCCTTCAGTGGTTGTTATAAAAAGACTTCTGGAACTTGGCGCCTCGGTTTCAGCATATGACCCTGCGGCAATTGAAGCCTCAAAGTTTTATCTGAAGAATTCGGTAACCTTTGCCGAAAATGAATATGATGCAGTTAAAAATGCAGATGCACTTATAATAGTGACGGAATGGAATGAATTCCGGAACCCCGATTTCACGATTCTTAAGAATACTCTTAAAGAGCCCGTAATATTTGACGGAAGGAATATCTTTACGCCGGAGAAGATGCAGGAACTAGGCTTTACTTATTACTCAATCGGAAGAAAACCCGTAACTGCAAAAATAGATTAG
- the rfbC gene encoding dTDP-4-dehydrorhamnose 3,5-epimerase produces the protein MKVTETRLKGVLVIEPDVFRDERGYFFESFSQKKYNDIGINYEFVQDNISKSTYGTLRGLHYQVGENAQGKLCQVIQGKVLDIAVDIRFNSPTFGQYVAVELSDENHRQLWIPPGFAHGFSVHSSEALFHYKCTAFYSKPDERSIIYCDGDLNIDWKIENPVVSEKDKKAIAFRDIEKDFLF, from the coding sequence ATGAAAGTAACAGAAACCAGACTTAAAGGCGTTCTTGTAATTGAACCGGACGTATTCCGTGACGAGCGCGGATATTTCTTTGAATCATTCAGCCAAAAAAAATATAATGATATCGGAATAAATTACGAATTTGTACAGGATAATATTTCTAAATCCACCTACGGCACCTTAAGAGGTCTCCACTATCAGGTGGGTGAAAATGCCCAGGGGAAACTCTGCCAGGTTATACAGGGCAAGGTCCTGGATATTGCGGTGGACATAAGATTTAATTCCCCTACTTTCGGGCAGTACGTTGCAGTGGAGCTTTCTGATGAAAACCACAGACAGCTCTGGATTCCACCGGGCTTTGCACACGGTTTTTCAGTCCATTCATCCGAGGCTCTTTTCCACTATAAGTGTACGGCATTCTACAGCAAGCCCGATGAAAGGTCAATTATATATTGCGATGGTGACCTTAATATAGACTGGAAAATTGAAAACCCGGTTGTCTCTGAAAAAGACAAAAAGGCCATAGCTTTCCGGGATATCGAAAAAGATTTTTTGTTTTAG
- the rfbA gene encoding glucose-1-phosphate thymidylyltransferase RfbA translates to MKGIILAGGAGSRLYPITRVYSKQLTLIYDKPLIYYPLSILMLGGIKDILIISNKETIPLFHQLFNSGHHLGLNIEYAVQEAPNGIAEAFILGEKFIAGDSVTLVLGDNIFYGKMDFLYNALKQKEGATVFGYQVNDPERYGVVEFDKDGKAISIEEKPQSPKSNYAVPGLYVYDNCVVEISKNLKPSARGELEITDVNRKYMEMGKLKVEKIGRGVAWLDTGTPEALLQASNFFGVIEDRQGLKVACVEEIAYTMKFIDRKGFEELINSIPKCFYRSYLEKILKES, encoded by the coding sequence ATGAAGGGAATAATTTTAGCAGGAGGGGCAGGCTCCCGCCTCTATCCTATTACAAGGGTCTATAGTAAGCAGCTTACTCTGATTTATGACAAGCCTCTTATTTATTACCCTCTTTCTATCCTTATGCTTGGAGGAATTAAAGATATACTCATTATTTCAAATAAGGAAACCATCCCTTTATTTCACCAGCTTTTTAACAGCGGGCACCACCTGGGCTTAAACATTGAATATGCCGTGCAGGAAGCCCCGAACGGTATTGCCGAGGCCTTTATACTCGGCGAAAAGTTCATCGCAGGCGACAGCGTTACGCTTGTTCTGGGAGACAATATATTCTATGGCAAAATGGATTTCCTCTATAATGCACTAAAACAAAAGGAAGGCGCTACGGTCTTCGGCTACCAGGTTAACGACCCTGAACGCTACGGCGTGGTGGAGTTTGACAAGGACGGCAAGGCTATCTCAATTGAAGAAAAACCCCAAAGCCCCAAAAGCAATTATGCCGTTCCCGGGCTCTACGTATACGACAACTGCGTGGTGGAAATTTCCAAAAACCTGAAGCCCTCGGCGCGCGGTGAGCTCGAAATAACGGACGTTAACCGCAAATATATGGAAATGGGAAAACTGAAGGTCGAAAAGATCGGCCGCGGCGTTGCCTGGCTGGATACAGGTACACCCGAGGCACTACTGCAGGCTTCCAACTTCTTCGGCGTCATTGAGGACCGGCAGGGACTTAAGGTCGCATGCGTGGAGGAAATTGCATATACAATGAAATTTATAGACAGGAAGGGATTTGAAGAGCTGATAAACAGCATCCCTAAATGTTTCTACAGATCTTATCTTGAAAAAATACTGAAGGAGAGCTAA